The following proteins come from a genomic window of Dreissena polymorpha isolate Duluth1 chromosome 1, UMN_Dpol_1.0, whole genome shotgun sequence:
- the LOC127854381 gene encoding glutamine amidotransferase-like class 1 domain-containing protein 1: MSAPSSAFYTFSRCQRPGNLVYSFSVRANEGVTAQSFNSAYYLLSSSFNIQLTSPGGKHVEYVNQDESNRRWFNEFRAKAMSNPIGLETIDAARYAALVLLDSPGALHDLHGNKDLKQILTYFVKEKKPICAIGLGVAGLFPCITDGVWCFEDYSLTCTSVFELARSTDFPTLPLIPEDFIKDHGGKYTCSGEPDSVHVVIDRHVITGQNVMSTITAAQNLVLMCSQRATDRHSPRV; the protein is encoded by the exons ATGTCAGCGCCCAGCTCCGCATTTTATACATTCTCAAGATGTCAGCGCCCAGGCAATCTTGTTTATTCGTTCTCAGTTCGGGCAAATGAAG GTGTGACAGCTCAGTCATTCAACTCTGCATATTATCTTCTGAGTTCAAGCTTCAACATTCAACTCACTTCACCAGGA GGAAAGCATGTTGAGTATGTGAACCAAGATGAGAGTAATCGACGTTGGTTCAATGAGTTTCGAGCCAAGGCCATGTCCAATCCTATTGGCCTAGAGACAATTGACGCCGCCCGGTATGCAGCCCTTGTCCTGCTGGACAGCCCGGGCGCCCTGCATGACTTGCATGGCAACAAGGACCTCAAACAGATACTCACATACTTTGTTAAAGAAAAAA AGCCCATCTGTGCCATAGGCCTTGGGGTAGCAGGCCTTTTTCCCTGTATCACAGATGGAGTATGGTGTTTTGAAGACTACAGTCTAACCTGT ACCTCCGTATTTGAGCTGGCAAGGAGTACAGACTTCCCCACTCTGCCCCTGATACCCGAGGACTTCATTAAGGACCACGGGGGAAAATACACAT GCAGCGGCGAGCCAGACAGTGTGCACGTGGTGATAGACCGGCACGTGATTACCGGTCAGAATGTGATGTCCACCATCACAGCGGCCCAGAACCTCGTGCTCATGTGCAGTCAGAG GGCGACAGACAGACATTCTCCGCGGGTATAG